From Rutidosis leptorrhynchoides isolate AG116_Rl617_1_P2 chromosome 3, CSIRO_AGI_Rlap_v1, whole genome shotgun sequence, a single genomic window includes:
- the LOC139897813 gene encoding beta-glucosidase 18-like produces the protein MVSFVVVLLVVIALIAAVINGENSSIKRSDFPDGFLFGVSTSSYQIEGGYLEDGKSLNNWDVFALYPGGIEKGENGFIADDHYHRYLKDIEIVQSLGVDAYRFSISWARVLPRGRFGEVNPNGIMFYNKILDELVLRGIKPFVTIFHHDIPQELEDRYGSWLSPLMQEDYVHFAETCFKNFGDRVKNWITINEPNLFAQMGYQNGIYPPARCSQPFGYCSAGNSDIEPLIVMHNLLLAHGKAVRLYRKDYQSEQDGLVGIVLNCIMYEPMTDDDLDKEAANRALAFDIGWVLDPLIFGNYPSEMRKYLGNQLPRFSVAESNYIRDGIDFIGVNHYATLYAKGCIHSSSSCSLTGNRSIKGFVDFSTEKDGVPIGESTGIDVMKVVPRGIGEVIEYLNKRYHNKPTFVTENGYSEPEVQDQVPIILHDDKRIEFHKAYMSSIAQAIRNGADVRGYFLWTLMDDFEWNHGYLLKFGLYYVDRKTLNRIPKLSARWYQDFLINNTLASNIQLAVS, from the exons ATGGTTAGTTTTGTGGTGGTGCTTCTTGTTGTTATTGCTTTAATTGCAGCTGTTATTAATGGAGAAAACAGTAGTATAAAAAGATCAGACTTTCCTGATGGGTTTCTCTTTGGAGTCTCTACTTCCTCATATCAA ATTGAAGGAGGTTATCTTGAAGATGGTAAAAGTCTCAACAATTGGGATGTGTTTGCTCTCTATCCAG gTGGCATTGAAAAAGGTGAAAATGGATTCATAGCTGATGATCATTACCATAGATATCTG AAAGATATCGAGATCGTACAATCTCTTGGTGTAGATGCTTACCGTTTCTCTATATCATGGGCACGAGTTCTTCCAA GAGGAAGATTTGGTGAAGTTAATCCAAATGGGATTATGTTTTATAACAAAATATTGGATGAACTTGTGCTCAGAG GAATTAAACCATTCGTAACAATTTTCCATCATGATATTCCTCAAGAACTTGAAGATCGATACGGGTCTTGGCTCAGCCCGTTAATGCA GGAAGATTATGTCCACTTTGCGGAAACATGTTTTAAAAACTTTGGTGACCGAGTAAAGAATTGGATCACGATTAACGAGCCAAATTTGTTTGCACAAATGGGATATCAGAACGGCATATATCCACCTGCTCGTTGTTCACAACCATTTGGTTATTGTTCAGCAGGAAATTCGGACATTGAGCCTCTAATTGTGATGCATAATTTGTTATTGGCACATGGCAAGGCTGTGAGGCTATATCGAAAAGATTATCAG AGTGAACAAGATGGGCTAGTCGGGATCGTTTTAAATTGTATAATGTACGAGCCAATGACTGATGATGATCTTGATAAAGAAGCCGCTAATAGGGCTTTGGCTTTCGATATTGGATG GGTGTTGGATCCACTAATATTTGGTAATTACCCCTCGGAAATGCGCAAGTATCTTGGAAATCAACTGCCGAGATTTTCGGTTGCAGAAAGTAACTATATAAGAGATGGTATTGACTTTATAGGAGTCAACCATTACGCAACTCTATATGCAAAAGGTTGCATTCATTCAAGTTCAAGTTGTAGTTTAACAGGAAATCGATCAATTAAAGGTTTCGTGGATTTTTCTACTGAAAAAGATGGTGTTCCAATCGGTGAATCG ACAGGCATAGATGTAATGAAGGTAGTTCCAAGAGGCATTGGAGAAGTGATAGAGTATTTGAACAAAAGATATCATAACAAACCCACGTTTGTTACCGAAAATG GGTATTCTGAACCAGAAGTGCAAGATCAAGTTCCAATTATACTTCATGACGACAAGCGAATAGAATTTCACAAAGCATACATGTCATCTATAGCCCAAGCGATCAG GAATGGTGCCGATGTAAGGGGCTACTTTTTGTGGACATTGATGGATGATTTTGAATGGAATCATGGGTACCTTCTCAAATTTGGGTTGTACTACGTCGATAGGAAAACGCTTAATCGAATCCCTAAGTTGTCTGCAAGATGGTATCAAGATTTCTTGATCAACAATACTTTAGCATCAAATATCCAATTAGCTGTTTCATAA